The following DNA comes from Anopheles coustani chromosome 2, idAnoCousDA_361_x.2, whole genome shotgun sequence.
CGACGCAGCCTACACTGACACGGCAAGCGCGGCGTGGATTCTCGCAGAGAATACATGAAAcgaattctttttctttttactgaGCCAATCCACCGCCAGATGACATCAGGCAAAATTGTGGAAGCACACGCGTTTGTCCACACTTTGGTGGCCATTTTTTAGCTAACTCCTTTTTCTCCAGCCAGCACATTTTAAACGACGAGGCTACACATTTACCGGTTGCTGTATCACGTACACTTGTTTTTCGGTTCACCAAATTGAATTACAAAAATGTGTTaataaaacgatgaaaaatatgttatgaCCGAAAATTGCGGCATTGCGAAATTGCCGATTCACTGTGCCATAGCGAAAGCGAGGCTTAGAGCAGCACATTCAAGCACACCATGAAGGGAGCGAtatcgagagaaaaaaaaaccccagcgCGGACGCCATCTTGGTTTTACAGAATGTTCGGGCGAGTCCCGGGTTGCAGAAAACGAGCAATTCGTACCTCAACTGGAGGGCAATTTCGATCCGGAACGGATGATAATTACACTCATTTCACATTCGCACTAACCACGTCGCGATACAACATTCGGAACGCGTGCCCGATCGCACTTTCTTTGTCTAGTGAGGCAGAAACTTAATTTCTTCTTCAACGCGAACGTCGCCTCGGACGGGTCACGGGAAAATGCTTCTTTCTTTTGAGCTGCCGGAAAAGAGAATGAACCTGCTAGCTTGCCGCAGCGCTGCCAACATGACCGCGTCGAAAGCGACCGTAAAAGCACGCAGCCACTGGTCTAAATTCAACATTGTCAAGCCGGTTCATACGAGACAATGGGTTATTGGAATTTCGGTTCGAATCGGATATTACCCACCAGTTTAGAAAAAGAACATTATTGAATAATTTCTtatattaaatgaaaatgcataaTTCATGGTAAGTGATTCAAATACCTGCTGCTGGCAAAGTAAccgaaaatttaaacattttgacaGACGTATGCTGGATTACCGATAGCAGCCAACCAGCattaaaaatattgtgtttttgAATTCTCCGTTATTTTACTAAACCAACAGCAGCtatacaataaaaaataagatcATCTCCATTCTGTCTGTGCAGCTATAAtgagtgttgttttttattccagCGAAAACAGTCTGTATTCGATATATCGTTAGCAAACGGAAAATAGAATCGTAAGTGGGTCACgtcaatcggttcaaaacgGTTACCGAGCATTTGTAGGTTGGACATTTGCTTTGTTGTTATATGCagaggtttgttttgttattcactaggtaaaacggcccggttacacgacCCAGTTATaggacccagttacaggacccggttacaCCGTTTGTTtatacggcccgtttacaggacccagttacagggccAGGCAACTCGGTCaatttgcagggcccggttacagtgcccgtttacagtgcccgtttacagtgCCCGgtaacaggacccgtttacagggccagttTACAGGTCCCAGTTTCAGGACCCTTTTACAGGAttggttacagtgcccgtttacagggcccggttacactGGCCTTTTACAGAACCCGGtaacagggcccggttacagtgcccggttacagtgcccgtttacagggcctgtttacatggcccggttacaggacccgtgtacatggcccggtaacacggcccgtttcccaagagtaaatgcaatgttcgaaaaaattgtccccaaagtcacgaaaatgtttcatttgcttcctattacaaactttgaatgaaactgtgtagcagatttccgctttgctttgttttattttccagcaaagtaaccatcgataatcaatgtaatcatcgattaccaaaaactcgttcaACGTTCGTCAAGGCGCAAGGAAATTTCCCCTTCCATtctgcatccatagtatccttagcaacaGCATAGTGCATGGGGAAATTTCGGACGCGTCCGAACAGTGTATCTCGCTTTCGcactcgcttcgctcgcttaCTTGcatattgctatctaatgccaacgtTACGTCTAAGCGCAATTTTAGAagcgactaggtaaaacggcccggttacacggcccagttacaggacccagtaacaggacccagttacaggacccggttacagtgcccggtaacagggcccgtttacagggcccggttacattgcTCATTCataggacccgtttacaggacccgtttacatgacccgtttacatggaaCGGTAACACGGTCCGTTTCCAAGACACGGTTGCAGGACCCtacatggcccggtgacacggcccggttacacggcccagttacaggacccgtttacagagaGCCCGGTAACAGGGTCCGGCAACACGATTAATTTACTGTACCCGTTTACAttgcccgttgacaggtcccggctACAGGACCCAATTACAGGATTTgattacagggcccgtttacaggacccatttacagggcccgtttacatggacccggtaacacggctcgtttacatggcccggttacagggcccggtaaaacggcccggttacagggtcGGTagcacggccaatttacagggcccggttacagagcccggttacagtgcccgtttacacggcccgtttacagagcccgtttacatggcccgctGACACGGcccgttaacaggacccgcttacgtggcccggtaacacggccaatttactggacccggttacacggcccggtaacatGGCCCGTTTACTGGGCCAAACCTTATggtagttttattgttgattttattctgcgttggttattttcatcacgtgaaGCACAACCTATCCGAAGAGTAAacgcaatgttcgattcgaaattgtcaccaaaatcacgaaaacgtttcatttccttttgtatgcccagagaaaacggaagCTATTTTactacgatggtgcaaacattatttcgCATACGGTATATGGTAttggtggtgcaaacatttttacgcatacggtatttggtttcccttagcaaccgcctagcggttaaggggaaatttctacgctgtaaaggggaacctaacgcgtcagcacagtgcatctcattttcgccctcccatcgctcgctcacttctcgctattgctatctaatgccatcGTTACGGCTAACTGTAATTTTAGagtggactaggtaaaacggcccggttacacgatCCAGTGTAAggacccggtaacacggcccgtttacatggcccgtttacaggtcccagttacagggcccgttgacagttCCCGGtgacagggcccgtttacagggcccgttgactggacccggttacagggcccggtaacacggcccgtttacagggcccggtaaaacggcccgttgactggtcccggttacagggcccggtaacacgaccaatttacaggtcccggttatagagcccgtttacaggacccgtttaccacggcctggtaacacggcccgttgacagggcccggtaacacggcccgtttacatggcccggttacagggcccggtaacacggcccgtttacagggcccggtaacacggcccgttgactggtcccggttacagggcccggtaacacgaccaatttacaggtcccggttatagagcccgtttacagggcccggtaacacggcccgtttacatggcccggttacaggacccggttacagggcccgttgactgatcccggttacagggcccggtaacacgaccAATTtgcaggtcccggttacagagcccgtttacaggacccaatTACCAcggcctggtaacacggcccgtttatagggcacggtaacacggcccgtttacagggacCGTTTAGAGGGCCCGGcaaacggcggtaacacggcccgtttacatggcccggtaatacggccaatttacagatCCCGGCTTCGAGGCCaaaccttatggatgtagtaTTATTGTTTATTCTACGTTGGtcattttcatcacgtgaAGCACAACCTTTCggaagagtaaatgcaatgttcgattcgaaattgtccccaaaatcatgaaaacgtGTCATTTCctattacaaactttgaatgaaactgtgtagatttccgctttgctttgttttattttccagccaagtaaccatcgataatcaatgtaaccatcgattaccaaaaaaaaatgtttcccctccatcctgcatccatagtatccttagcgacAGCACAGcgttaaggggaaattccgacgcttaggggaaattcctacgcttaggggaaattcctacgcggtaggggaaatttctacgcgtagaaattgtttgcatctcactttcacccTCCCTTCGCTCGCTTTCCACggtattgctatctaatgccaacgtCACGTCTAACTGTAATTTAAGAGGGCGATGCGCAGCATGTTGTGTCGGTAAACAATTAAGTGCACTCTTTCGGTTCGTGTGGATTGGTTGTTGGCAAAAGAAAGCTGCATATTAATCGAGTACCGTACCCTGCCAAATGGCAGCAACTCCACTTTCCAGTGTTGCACATCCAATGCTGACGGAATATGTTATTAAAAAACTTCATAAAAATCGCGTGTCTACAGTGTATAGTTTCGTCAAGATACAATCGGATCAACTTGTTAAAATTTCCAACCTCCCCACCGAAAGCATCCAGGacttaaaaaactttttagtcCATCGTTTTGCCGGTTGCTTCATTGATGCAGCAGAAATCGTAGAGAATGCGGAAGGTCTCGTGAGTACAGGAATTCCGTCGCTGGACACATTGCTCCAAGGCGGCTTGATGCCAGGGCAGATATACGAGCTGTGCGGTACGTCGGGCAGTGGAAAAACGCATCTCTGCATGACACTGGCTGCTAATGTAGCATTTCGAGATGCATCCTCGGTGTACTTCATCGATACGAAATGCGATTTTTCCGCAACCAAGCTGCAGCACATTTTGGAAAGACGACACAGTGAACTTTCTGAGCGGGGTTTGGGTCACACCATGGCCCGGATAAAAGTGGAACGGATACTGTCCCCCCAGTTATTGGTGCAAACTATCGACGAGCTTGCGGCAGGGAAGCATTTAAAGAGCGAATCGAGGGTAAAACTACTCATTATCGATTCCCTACCCTCGCTGTGGTACCTGTTCCAAGATTCTAAAAGCTCCTGCCAACCGCTGGGACTGTTAACCAAACTCGTCTGCTCCTTGCGCAAGTTGGCCAACGAACACTCAATCGCGATAGTTGTTGTCAACCTGGCCGTACGAATGATTGACACAATGGATGTACCAAACGCCGGCAAACGTAGATCAAATGGTGGAGGTGGTTATCCAGCTTTGGGTCGCTACTGGGAAAGTGTTCCCGGAACGAGACTGCAACTGTCCACGACGGACGAGTCGGATACACGGATGATAAAAGTGTGGAAAAGTAACTACCTTCGATCAGGCGACAGAATCGAAGTTCGGATAAATGATGCCGGCGTTGGGTGAACAAACAGGTTGACTTTGGGGTTCAAAATGAAAGGTGTATATTTCTAATGAGCTTAAGAAAGTGAGTTTTGCactgtaaataaaaagaaaacaaggctCTAACACATATCTTACAACaggcaaacaataaaatacagCTGTTCCGCTTTTGTTACTATTTTCGGTGCCATGTTACCCGCGCCTACTACTTAAGCATCccgtatttttccttatgGTACATCTTCAGAACCTTTTTCGGTGGTACCAGCTCCCGACTCAATCCCggtcgctttttcttgttcggtGGTACCGTTTTTGGTACGGTAATTGGAACGTCTTCTAAACACGGTAGGTCCTGCTCGTTTTCACTAGTACCGGTGGCAAGTTCTTTGCGAAGAATTAAATCCGAGTCATGCGCAAAGTTGCATTTACTACCGAACCGACATCGACCCTTCTTGTAGCTCCAGCACACCTTCCGCTTTTGTTCGGCCGCATTTGCCTCCGGATCGACCATCTTCACATGCTTCTCCAAGCTGGCAAGTTTGGCTTCTTCGGCTTCACGAAACGGATTGCTAAAAACGCTTCCTGGCAAGACACGACTCGGACCGGACTGGAGCATAGCGCTGGCACTCGGTAGGGGCATGGATTGATTAACTTTtctaaaagcaaattaaatttcctcGTTATTATGTTTCGCTCCAGTACGATTTGATCGCTTACGTATCATGGGGAGAAGTTGATGGACTGTCGGGTTTTGTTTCTAGTTTTTCGCTGGAATCGTCCGATGTGTCGGAAGAGGAAGATTCCTCACTGTCACCGTAGTCTGCTACCAACGAAAACATTGTGCTGCCGGTATCATCTATACTTCCTTTAACATTCGCGTTAATTGGACGCTATGATTTTAATGGTTTATGGATGGTATGCTACGCATTAAACGTAGCGTGAAGACGTAATTGTTCCGCTTtctttataaacaaattgagaCGCAcaagaatgttttgtttttgtggagACTAGACTGACGTATTGACGTTACTAGCGTTATGGAGTAGATTATAATCTTATCGTTTTCgcattatattttaattttgcataTGAAAATGAAGCTAAATTGAAAATCGTAGTTAAATTTCatcattaaattattcatctACCATACTCTAACTTTTATAAAAACTCATCTATAACTTTTAACAACTGTACCGAATTCCCAATTTCATTCCGGTTTGACATTtgccataaaacataaacatcgttCATGCGAAGATTAATAACAACTCGCGCGATTaagatgatgaaaataattgGTAAGGAAGTTTAATTTTTGAGAAGAACATTTACCACAAAACAGCGAATTCCTCCTTCTAGATATTGGTGCAAACTTAACTGATCCTATGTACCAAGGCATTTACAATGGTACCGCGAAACATGAGCCCGATCTATCGCATGTGCTGAAACGTGGCTGGGCCGGCGGATTGGACAAAATCATCGTCACGGTTGGCACACTTTCTGATTGTGAACCAACGTTCGAAATCGTTAAGAATGATGGTAAATACGAAAAActtgatatatttttgatCTCGTTCGAAAACATGTAgtaaattatatattttctcCCAAGACAGGCTATTCGCCACGGTTGGATGCCACCCGACCCGGTGTGGAGAATTCGTCGCGGATCCGGAAGTATATTTTGCTTCACTCTGCCAGCAAATAGAGCAGCATCGTGAAAAAGTAGTGGCAATTGGAGAATGTGGTTTAGATTACGATCGTTTGCACTTCTGTGAAAAGGAGATCCAGCAGAAGTACTTCGAAAAGCAGCTGGAGTTGGCTGAGAAGTTTAATTTGCCTTTGTTCCTACACTGCCGAAATGCTCATGATGATTTTGCAGAGATACTGCTACGTAATCTGGACAAAATTCCCAAACGTGGTGTGGTGCACACGTTCGATGGAACCCTCGAAGCGGCCGAAGCATTGATTTCCGCAGGATTTTACATCGGTATCAATGGCTGTTCACTCAAAACGGAGGAAAATCTGACTGTGGTAGCGAAAATACCTGACCAGTGGATCATGGTTGAAACGGACAGTCCATGGTGTGAAATACGGCCGTCGCATGCAGGGTCGAAACACGTGAAAACTAAATATCCTGCcgtgaagaagaaagaaaagtgggAACCAGAATCGCTCATTGCCGGTCGTTGCGAACCGGTCATGATAAGGTAGGGCGATCGAAAAAGTCATAAAAAATTGCTTATTTCATCGAGTATATGATATTTCTCTTTATTTCTAGCCATGTTCTGGAAGTGCTATCGGGCATCAAGGGAAAACCAATTGTAGAGCTTGCTGATCAGTACTATACCAACactatgaaaatgttttttcctaaacaaattgaataaacTAAATTTGCATTTAGGGGCACATTGAACGAATGCAACGATAGCAACTCAAATCTTATTAAAAAGAATCCATAATTCGTACCACATTCAAAATATGAGGCAGCACATACTCCACGAACTATGGTTTTGCGGTGATCATACGTCGAGATATAGTTACTTCCATTTCTTAAACTCACATCCATCCGGTGGTTTAACCTCGACCTGCTTAGCGCCGACTTCCGCCCAATTGGTGCTAAGTACGGTTCCACCCGACTCGTAATACGATTTCATCATTGCCTTTTTCGTGTCTTCGTTCGCATCGGCGTAGATTTTCTTGAACAAATCATTAACATCGTCCTTCTCCTAAAATTAGAACACGACAAAAACGCGGATGCGGATGTTTTACAGCTCAACAGAAACACCGTCACACAAGTGTACTTACATCGTCGTCCTTTTCAAGTTCCTTGGAGATTTTATCCCAATCATGCTTTTTTCTCGCCGCACTGGACGCGGCGGACTCCTCTTCAGCCGTCGCCTTGCGCTCCAGGGCTTCCCATCGCTGCCCAATGAGTTTGGCCAGCTTAATTTCCACTTTGCTCGGTGTCGCTTTGTGCGTACTCTGCTCGACGCTGATCGGGTTCCATAGATTCAGTTCGATCGGCT
Coding sequences within:
- the LOC131263533 gene encoding protein SGT1 homolog → MAKVKYDWYQTETAVTVTVLLKNAADKNYSVKLEQNSLRLQADDIEPIELNLWNPISVEQSTHKATPSKVEIKLAKLIGQRWEALERKATAEEESAASSAARKKHDWDKISKELEKDDDEKDDVNDLFKKIYADANEDTKKAMMKSYYESGGTVLSTNWAEVGAKQVEVKPPDGCEFKKWK
- the LOC131263525 gene encoding DNA repair protein RAD51 homolog 4, coding for MAATPLSSVAHPMLTEYVIKKLHKNRVSTVYSFVKIQSDQLVKISNLPTESIQDLKNFLVHRFAGCFIDAAEIVENAEGLVSTGIPSLDTLLQGGLMPGQIYELCGTSGSGKTHLCMTLAANVAFRDASSVYFIDTKCDFSATKLQHILERRHSELSERGLGHTMARIKVERILSPQLLVQTIDELAAGKHLKSESRVKLLIIDSLPSLWYLFQDSKSSCQPLGLLTKLVCSLRKLANEHSIAIVVVNLAVRMIDTMDVPNAGKRRSNGGGGYPALGRYWESVPGTRLQLSTTDESDTRMIKVWKSNYLRSGDRIEVRINDAGVG
- the LOC131263526 gene encoding deoxyribonuclease TATDN1 isoform X1; its protein translation is MRRLITTRAIKMMKIIDIGANLTDPMYQGIYNGTAKHEPDLSHVLKRGWAGGLDKIIVTVGTLSDCEPTFEIVKNDDRLFATVGCHPTRCGEFVADPEVYFASLCQQIEQHREKVVAIGECGLDYDRLHFCEKEIQQKYFEKQLELAEKFNLPLFLHCRNAHDDFAEILLRNLDKIPKRGVVHTFDGTLEAAEALISAGFYIGINGCSLKTEENLTVVAKIPDQWIMVETDSPWCEIRPSHAGSKHVKTKYPAVKKKEKWEPESLIAGRCEPVMISHVLEVLSGIKGKPIVELADQYYTNTMKMFFPKQIE
- the LOC131263532 gene encoding zinc finger CCCH domain-containing protein 6; its protein translation is MFSLVADYGDSEESSSSDTSDDSSEKLETKPDSPSTSPHDTKVNQSMPLPSASAMLQSGPSRVLPGSVFSNPFREAEEAKLASLEKHVKMVDPEANAAEQKRKVCWSYKKGRCRFGSKCNFAHDSDLILRKELATGTSENEQDLPCLEDVPITVPKTVPPNKKKRPGLSRELVPPKKVLKMYHKEKYGMLK
- the LOC131263526 gene encoding deoxyribonuclease TATDN1 isoform X2, yielding MYQGIYNGTAKHEPDLSHVLKRGWAGGLDKIIVTVGTLSDCEPTFEIVKNDDRLFATVGCHPTRCGEFVADPEVYFASLCQQIEQHREKVVAIGECGLDYDRLHFCEKEIQQKYFEKQLELAEKFNLPLFLHCRNAHDDFAEILLRNLDKIPKRGVVHTFDGTLEAAEALISAGFYIGINGCSLKTEENLTVVAKIPDQWIMVETDSPWCEIRPSHAGSKHVKTKYPAVKKKEKWEPESLIAGRCEPVMISHVLEVLSGIKGKPIVELADQYYTNTMKMFFPKQIE